The genomic stretch GTTGAACATCAAGGCCCTGTTTCACTCATCACGCGAGGCGGCCCGCATTATGGTTCCGCAAAAGAGCGGACAAATTCTCATGATCGGCTCGGTCTCGGGCGAGCGCGCACGGCCCACCCGCTCGCTCTACTGCGCCACAAAGGCTGCCGTAAATTCACTGACAAAATCCATGGCGCTTGAGCTTGGCCCCATCGGCATCCGGGTCAACTGCCTCGCGCCGGGGCTCATCGACAGCGGACGGGTAAAAACCATGCTGGGCGATGATCCCGAGGAGATGAAACGCCGCACCAGTGGCATCCCTCTTGGAAGGCTGGGCGATCCCGAGGATATCGGCGCGACCGTCGTGTTCCTTCTCTCGCCCGAGAACAGCTTCATGAACGGCTCCGTTGTTTCTGTTGACGGGGGCGCGGTCGCGGGATAAGTCGCCACCGC from Nitrospinaceae bacterium encodes the following:
- a CDS encoding SDR family oxidoreductase, translating into MPEKKLAGKRAIVTGASSGMGASMARHIAAAGANVWAVGGGNDEALKETITDCTASGSKASGKGYDFSDARQAGVAVKEGADFLGGLDILVNCAGVRNFKSLVDIDDEDIDFMFELNIKALFHSSREAARIMVPQKSGQILMIGSVSGERARPTRSLYCATKAAVNSLTKSMALELGPIGIRVNCLAPGLIDSGRVKTMLGDDPEEMKRRTSGIPLGRLGDPEDIGATVVFLLSPENSFMNGSVVSVDGGAVAG